In Mucilaginibacter celer, one DNA window encodes the following:
- a CDS encoding circadian clock KaiB family protein, whose protein sequence is MTEPNQLPLTVDDANGAGIFRLRLFITGASPNSTRAVINLKDICEKYLKDNYALEIIDVYQQPSIAQTEQIIALPLLVKKTPGMERRLIGDMSDVKRVLRGLGIYTED, encoded by the coding sequence ATGACAGAGCCAAACCAATTGCCTTTAACGGTTGATGATGCCAATGGTGCCGGTATTTTCAGGCTACGCCTGTTTATTACGGGTGCATCACCAAATTCAACGCGTGCCGTGATCAACCTGAAAGATATTTGCGAAAAGTATTTAAAGGACAATTATGCGCTCGAAATTATAGATGTTTATCAGCAGCCATCCATAGCGCAAACAGAACAGATTATAGCCCTACCCTTGCTGGTGAAAAAAACACCGGGTATGGAACGGCGGCTGATAGGGGATATGTCAGACGTGAAGAGGGTATTGAGAGGGCTTGGTATTTATACAGAAGATTGA
- the kaiC gene encoding circadian clock protein KaiC, with product MSMSKKKQRDISYTSLPKTATGINGLDEITEGGLPKGRPTLVCGEAGCGKTLLSLEFVIRGAMEFNEPGVFMAFEEKADELAMNVTSLGFDLDKLQADKKIRLDHVHIDRSEIEETGEYDLEGLFIRLGYAIDSIGAKRVVLDTLENLFSGLSNQTILRAELRRLFGFLKEKGVTAIITGERGEGSSLTRQGLEEYVSDCVILLDHRVINQISTRRLRIVKYRGSQHGTNEYPFLIDEDGISVLPVTSLKLEKDVSSARISSGLPALDHMLGGKGFFKGSSVLVSGTAGTGKTSIAAYFANETCNRKNKCLYFAFEESPKQIIRNMKSINVDLQKHVDSGLLFFHASRPTLYGLEMHLVAIYKLIKKLRPTAVVLDPITNLITVGSVSEVKSMLIRLIDFLQEEQITVMFTALTLNTVISDQTDEGVSSLVDAWLLVRDIESNGERNRGMYIMKSRGMKHSNQVREFIITDNGLDLVDVYLGPDGVLIGSAREAQKLKEKTGVALRDFAVTRKDREVMRKRMMLEAKISSLQAEFESAEEELNKMYLEEELKQNILEKNRQEITNIRRGTADTPKEGVKKKK from the coding sequence ATGTCGATGTCGAAAAAGAAGCAGAGGGATATTAGTTATACCTCCTTGCCTAAAACAGCAACCGGTATTAACGGTTTAGATGAAATAACCGAAGGCGGCTTGCCAAAAGGCAGGCCAACATTAGTGTGCGGCGAAGCGGGTTGTGGTAAAACCCTGCTCTCGCTGGAATTTGTTATAAGAGGAGCAATGGAATTTAACGAACCCGGTGTTTTTATGGCTTTTGAAGAAAAAGCCGATGAGCTTGCCATGAACGTAACTTCGCTCGGGTTCGACCTGGATAAATTGCAGGCAGATAAAAAAATCAGGCTCGATCATGTGCATATTGACCGCAGTGAAATTGAAGAAACCGGCGAATACGACCTTGAAGGCCTCTTCATTCGCCTGGGCTATGCCATTGATAGCATAGGTGCTAAACGGGTTGTACTTGATACACTCGAAAATCTTTTTTCAGGTTTATCAAACCAAACCATACTAAGGGCTGAACTGCGCCGCCTGTTTGGCTTTTTAAAGGAAAAAGGCGTTACCGCTATCATTACCGGCGAAAGGGGTGAAGGCTCATCCTTAACACGGCAGGGACTCGAGGAATATGTATCTGATTGCGTTATCCTGTTGGACCATAGGGTTATCAATCAAATTTCAACCCGCCGGCTGCGCATTGTGAAGTACCGCGGCTCGCAGCATGGCACCAACGAGTATCCTTTTTTAATTGATGAAGACGGTATTTCGGTTCTACCGGTTACTTCCCTAAAGCTGGAAAAGGATGTATCGTCGGCCAGGATTTCATCAGGCTTACCGGCGCTTGACCACATGCTGGGTGGAAAAGGCTTTTTTAAAGGCAGCAGCGTATTGGTATCGGGTACGGCAGGTACCGGTAAAACCAGCATTGCCGCTTATTTTGCCAACGAAACCTGTAACAGGAAAAATAAGTGCCTGTACTTCGCTTTTGAAGAATCGCCTAAGCAGATTATCCGCAACATGAAATCCATCAATGTCGATCTTCAAAAGCATGTCGATTCGGGATTGCTTTTTTTTCATGCATCGCGGCCAACATTGTATGGGCTGGAGATGCACCTGGTGGCCATTTACAAGCTTATTAAAAAGCTTAGGCCAACGGCTGTTGTGCTTGATCCTATTACCAACCTGATAACCGTAGGTTCGGTAAGCGAGGTGAAATCGATGCTGATCAGGCTGATTGACTTTTTGCAGGAAGAGCAAATTACAGTAATGTTCACCGCCTTAACGCTAAATACGGTTATCAGCGATCAAACAGACGAAGGTGTTTCATCACTGGTGGATGCCTGGCTGCTGGTGCGTGATATTGAAAGTAACGGAGAGCGCAACCGCGGAATGTATATCATGAAATCGCGGGGGATGAAACACTCCAACCAGGTGCGTGAATTTATTATCACCGATAACGGGCTCGACCTTGTTGACGTTTACCTTGGTCCCGATGGTGTTCTGATTGGTTCGGCACGCGAGGCACAGAAATTAAAAGAAAAAACAGGTGTTGCGTTGCGTGATTTTGCAGTTACCCGTAAAGACAGGGAGGTTATGCGCAAGCGTATGATGCTTGAAGCAAAAATATCAAGCCTGCAGGCCGAGTTTGAATCGGCCGAGGAAGAACTGAATAAAATGTATCTTGAAGAGGAACTAAAGCAGAACATTCTCGAAAAAAACAGGCAGGAAATAACCAACATCCGCCGCGGAACTGCTGATACTCCGAAAGAAGGTGTTAAAAAGAAAAAATAA
- a CDS encoding response regulator has translation MNAKNVKIMIADDDPGIVDAVEMLLKFEGYEVISTLDGSTTIFDMKQEQPDLLLLDIWMSGEDGRDICKKIKQDEATKSLPVIMISASRDIRESAMEAGADDFLAKPFEMDQLLKKIAYYTQKRDVA, from the coding sequence ATGAATGCAAAAAATGTAAAAATTATGATTGCGGATGATGATCCCGGTATTGTTGATGCCGTGGAAATGCTGCTGAAATTTGAAGGTTACGAGGTAATATCAACGCTCGACGGATCGACAACTATCTTCGACATGAAACAGGAACAGCCTGATTTGCTATTGCTTGATATCTGGATGAGCGGTGAGGACGGGCGCGACATCTGCAAAAAAATAAAGCAGGACGAAGCCACTAAGAGCCTACCGGTTATTATGATCTCGGCCAGCCGCGATATCCGCGAATCGGCCATGGAAGCCGGGGCCGATGATTTTTTAGCCAAACCTTTTGAAATGGATCAACTGCTTAAAAAAATAGCCTACTATACTCAAAAGCGGGACGTGGCCTGA
- a CDS encoding circadian clock KaiB family protein — METEDIKYELRLYIAGKTAKSVTALANLKKYCEEHLKGQYVIEVIDLLVQPQLAEGDQIFAIPTLVRKVPEPIRKIIGDLSNEEKVLVGLNIRPVN; from the coding sequence ATGGAAACAGAAGATATAAAATACGAATTAAGGTTATATATAGCCGGTAAAACGGCTAAATCCGTTACGGCGTTGGCTAACCTTAAAAAATATTGCGAGGAACATTTAAAAGGTCAATACGTTATTGAAGTGATTGACCTGTTGGTGCAGCCGCAACTGGCCGAGGGCGACCAGATTTTTGCCATACCAACATTGGTAAGGAAAGTACCTGAGCCAATCAGGAAAATTATAGGAGATTTATCAAACGAAGAAAAAGTTTTGGTGGGTTTAAACATACGGCCCGTAAACTAA
- a CDS encoding PAS domain-containing sensor histidine kinase, translating to MNYPPNNQFKLNENVFRILIEQSPSPVALYVGAEMTIMIANKTVIDIWGKGPDVIGRTYFELLPELEVQGYHDVLRDVFYNGTAYEGKEQQVDLVMNGRLETFYFNFTFKPLRDENGEVWGILNTAADVTELVLTRQQLTEKEERMQFALQAAELGTWDLYPNQQIVIWDDRCKELCGFKKGDDIKYPDLLTYVHPEDADRLRMAVLNAYNPEKNGSYDVIIRTINADGSLKYWIHLKGNAYFNEAREPMRFTGTVQDITREILDRQEQEKLIALINNTADVVALGNMHGDVTYINKTGYAMLGISTAKDALRPGIDYFTDSDKQRVADEIEPSVRKTGRWNGEMHYRHFETGETIPVYLSCFRIDDPLTGQAMGMASVARDLRPEKEARNEQYKLLSLIDHSSDFVSLSDLDGNVSYVNAAGRAMLGIKNKEDAKRHNSEYIMPGELEKLKNNINTSLMNKGQWSGEVIYRHFETGEAIPVYGTTMLVYDAATGKPQGRASLARDLRREIADRKALMDSERLLQSITNASPAALWMADKNGDIIYVNQTWVDWTGIPYQQHIGKGWANSIITEDRERAIATFISDLQARRFYEVDFRIKRRDNEIRFCIASGNPQYNADGDFTGYIGTCVDVTDKMTAELQLKLKNQELNEQIKQFEFVTDFMPVQLWTARTDGVIDYVNKRAIDYFGLAANKIAEPDWLDGIHPEDQPGCIEAWNTAFATGNIYQYEFRLKDKAGNYKWHLTRALPFIIDGKTIKWFGTNTDIDEQKQLQRQKDDFLGIASHELKTPVTSIKAYAQVLGAMLEREGEHKKAEMVLRMDAQVNRLTNLIGDLLDVTKINSGRLQFNKTWFDFNSAVKETVEDLQHTTQKHKLVEDFSATGKIYSDRDRINQVITNLITNAIKYSPHTDKIIISTRVEGNEAIVCVQDFGIGIPEDKKDKVFEQFYRVSGNKQHTFPGLGLGLYISSEIIKREGGRMWVNSVEGKGSTFCFALPVNGDSNS from the coding sequence ATGAATTATCCGCCCAATAACCAGTTTAAACTTAACGAAAATGTTTTTCGCATCCTGATTGAACAATCGCCCTCGCCCGTAGCCTTGTATGTGGGGGCTGAAATGACTATCATGATAGCAAATAAAACCGTCATCGATATATGGGGGAAAGGGCCTGATGTAATAGGAAGGACATATTTCGAATTGTTGCCCGAACTGGAAGTCCAGGGATATCACGATGTGCTGCGCGATGTTTTTTATAATGGCACGGCTTACGAGGGCAAGGAACAGCAGGTTGACCTGGTGATGAACGGCCGCCTGGAAACGTTTTACTTCAATTTTACCTTTAAACCCCTGCGCGATGAAAACGGCGAGGTTTGGGGAATATTAAACACAGCTGCCGATGTTACCGAACTGGTGCTTACCCGTCAACAGCTTACCGAAAAGGAAGAACGCATGCAGTTTGCACTGCAAGCCGCCGAACTGGGCACCTGGGACTTGTACCCTAACCAACAGATTGTAATTTGGGATGACCGCTGCAAGGAACTCTGTGGTTTTAAAAAAGGCGACGATATAAAATATCCCGATCTGTTAACCTACGTTCATCCCGAGGATGCCGACAGGCTACGCATGGCGGTATTGAATGCCTACAATCCCGAAAAAAACGGAAGCTACGATGTAATTATCCGCACCATTAACGCCGATGGCTCGCTGAAATACTGGATCCACCTTAAGGGCAACGCATATTTTAATGAAGCCCGCGAGCCCATGCGTTTTACAGGTACCGTACAGGATATAACCCGCGAAATACTTGACAGGCAGGAACAGGAAAAACTGATAGCACTTATTAACAATACTGCCGATGTTGTTGCCCTTGGCAATATGCATGGCGATGTTACCTATATCAATAAAACAGGGTATGCCATGCTGGGTATCAGCACTGCCAAAGATGCACTGAGGCCCGGTATTGACTATTTTACTGATAGTGATAAACAAAGGGTTGCCGACGAGATTGAACCTTCGGTACGCAAAACCGGCCGCTGGAACGGCGAAATGCATTACCGCCATTTTGAAACCGGCGAAACGATTCCTGTATATTTAAGCTGTTTCAGGATTGATGATCCGCTAACCGGACAGGCTATGGGGATGGCTTCTGTTGCGCGCGACCTGCGGCCCGAAAAGGAAGCCCGTAATGAACAATACAAACTGCTCTCGCTTATTGATCATAGTTCGGATTTTGTAAGCCTTTCGGATCTGGACGGCAATGTGAGTTACGTGAACGCTGCCGGCCGCGCAATGCTGGGTATAAAAAACAAAGAGGATGCCAAGAGGCATAATAGCGAATACATTATGCCCGGCGAGCTGGAGAAGCTTAAAAACAACATCAACACCTCATTAATGAACAAGGGCCAATGGAGCGGCGAAGTTATTTACCGGCATTTTGAAACCGGCGAAGCTATCCCCGTTTATGGCACTACCATGCTGGTTTATGATGCGGCAACCGGCAAACCGCAGGGTCGCGCCAGCCTGGCCCGCGACTTACGCCGCGAAATTGCAGATAGAAAAGCCCTGATGGATAGCGAGCGCCTGCTGCAAAGCATCACCAATGCATCGCCGGCGGCCTTGTGGATGGCTGATAAAAATGGCGACATTATTTACGTTAACCAAACCTGGGTTGACTGGACCGGCATCCCTTATCAGCAGCATATAGGTAAGGGCTGGGCTAATTCGATCATTACTGAAGACAGGGAACGTGCTATTGCCACCTTTATCAGCGATTTGCAGGCCCGGCGTTTTTACGAGGTTGATTTCAGGATAAAACGCCGCGATAATGAAATTCGTTTTTGCATAGCCTCGGGCAATCCGCAGTACAATGCCGACGGCGATTTTACCGGTTATATTGGCACTTGTGTGGATGTTACCGATAAAATGACGGCCGAACTGCAGCTCAAACTCAAAAACCAGGAACTAAACGAACAGATAAAGCAGTTTGAATTTGTTACCGATTTTATGCCCGTACAATTATGGACGGCCCGTACCGATGGCGTGATAGATTATGTAAACAAGCGTGCTATTGACTACTTTGGCTTAGCAGCCAATAAAATAGCGGAGCCCGACTGGCTTGACGGCATCCACCCTGAAGATCAGCCCGGGTGCATTGAGGCCTGGAATACAGCATTTGCCACGGGTAACATTTATCAGTACGAATTTAGGCTGAAAGACAAGGCCGGTAATTATAAATGGCATCTTACCCGCGCCCTCCCCTTTATAATTGACGGAAAAACCATTAAATGGTTTGGCACCAACACCGATATTGACGAGCAAAAACAACTGCAACGCCAAAAGGACGACTTTTTAGGCATTGCCAGTCACGAACTTAAAACTCCCGTTACCAGCATCAAAGCTTACGCCCAGGTGCTTGGCGCCATGCTTGAAAGGGAAGGCGAACATAAAAAGGCCGAAATGGTGCTGAGGATGGATGCCCAGGTGAACCGGCTCACCAATTTAATTGGCGATTTGCTGGATGTTACCAAAATAAACTCGGGCAGGCTGCAATTCAATAAAACCTGGTTTGATTTTAATTCGGCAGTTAAAGAAACCGTTGAAGACCTGCAACATACCACCCAAAAGCATAAACTGGTTGAAGACTTTTCGGCAACGGGCAAAATCTATTCAGACCGCGACCGGATAAACCAGGTAATCACCAATTTAATTACCAACGCCATTAAATATTCGCCGCATACTGATAAAATTATCATCAGCACCAGGGTGGAGGGCAACGAAGCCATTGTTTGTGTACAGGATTTTGGTATTGGTATTCCCGAAGATAAAAAGGACAAAGTGTTTGAGCAGTTTTACCGCGTAAGCGGGAACAAGCAGCATACTTTCCCCGGTTTGGGGTTAGGATTATACATCTCATCAGAAATAATTAAGCGCGAAGGCGGCAGAATGTGGGTAAACAGCGTTGAAGGCAAAGGGTCTACTTTTTGCTTTGCTTTACCCGTAAATGGCGATAGTAATAGTTAA
- a CDS encoding ferritin-like domain-containing protein has translation MGVLQHVQHQIGALNDLIKINNDRIAGYQKANEATDETGLNLLFNEYIEQSKNYVSEIREYIHVLGGAPADGTTLSGKFYHAWIDVKSVFTGKDRHSILAGCEYGEDVAKKAYRAALDDKELIWEDEKVVAILTDHLEGLKKAHDTVKSLRDAVNA, from the coding sequence ATGGGAGTTTTACAACACGTACAGCACCAGATCGGGGCATTGAACGATCTGATTAAAATAAACAACGACAGGATTGCAGGTTATCAGAAAGCAAATGAAGCTACAGACGAAACCGGTTTGAATTTACTTTTTAATGAGTATATTGAACAAAGCAAAAATTACGTTAGTGAAATACGCGAATACATACACGTATTAGGTGGCGCACCGGCAGACGGTACAACCCTTTCGGGCAAATTTTATCATGCCTGGATAGATGTAAAATCGGTTTTTACAGGTAAAGACAGGCACAGTATTCTGGCCGGTTGTGAGTACGGCGAAGATGTAGCCAAGAAAGCCTACCGTGCCGCACTTGATGATAAGGAACTGATATGGGAAGATGAGAAGGTGGTAGCGATACTTACCGATCATCTTGAAGGATTAAAAAAAGCGCATGACACCGTAAAATCGTTAAGAGATGCGGTTAACGCCTGA
- a CDS encoding PAS domain-containing sensor histidine kinase encodes MMETDKLTYEQLLVENDQLRFRLEEANDTIEAIRNGQVDALIVKNGDEHQLYTLKTADQTYRVFIEKMNEGAVTLNRDGVILYSNSRFAAMVDEPLEKVIGLKFNVFVPEISCDKYDEIINNGWDADCKGEMLLSSRDDKLTPCLISCTTLDLDEGTALSLILTDLTIQKEAEWELKVKNDQLEEAQDAAERLNNQLEDTVRARTSDLLISREHFKLLANNIPQMTWTNLPGGEVDFYNQRWFDYTGRRYGETEGWGWQQIVHPDDLQKTIDAYLASLKSGKVFELENRYRRWDNTYRWHLNRAVPLRDDTGEIIFWVGTATDIEEQKKQLDLKDEFIGVASHELKTPLTSLKGYLQLISAYKKEELPPVVKQYVEKASGALNKLQRLVNDLLDVSKIHAGRLEYMLSEVNLGNLVNSSTENAAHIYPEFQFVNTVQGEVLIIGNAERLEQVIMNLINNSVKYSTDDKRIIIKTEVIDDVARVSVTDFGIGLSPEQIDRIFERFYRVEDKKFMASGLGMGLYISAEIIGNHHGKIGVESELGKGATFYFEIPLIKR; translated from the coding sequence ATGATGGAAACGGATAAATTAACATATGAACAGTTGCTGGTTGAAAACGACCAACTCCGTTTCCGCCTGGAAGAAGCCAATGATACCATCGAGGCTATCCGAAACGGACAGGTTGACGCACTGATTGTAAAAAATGGCGACGAACACCAGCTTTACACCCTTAAAACTGCCGATCAAACATACCGCGTTTTTATCGAAAAAATGAATGAAGGCGCGGTTACATTGAATCGCGACGGCGTTATACTGTACAGCAATTCGCGTTTTGCTGCTATGGTGGATGAGCCCCTGGAGAAGGTGATAGGCTTAAAATTTAACGTTTTTGTTCCGGAGATCTCCTGCGATAAGTATGATGAGATAATCAACAATGGTTGGGACGCTGATTGTAAGGGCGAGATGCTATTATCAAGCCGTGATGATAAATTAACGCCTTGTTTAATTTCGTGCACAACTCTTGACCTTGACGAAGGTACGGCGCTTAGCCTGATCCTTACCGATTTAACCATTCAAAAAGAAGCCGAATGGGAACTGAAGGTAAAGAACGATCAGCTGGAGGAAGCACAGGATGCTGCCGAACGTTTAAATAACCAACTGGAGGATACCGTGCGCGCCCGAACCAGCGATTTGCTGATAAGCCGCGAGCATTTCAAGCTGCTGGCCAATAACATTCCCCAGATGACCTGGACTAACTTGCCCGGCGGTGAGGTTGATTTTTACAACCAACGCTGGTTTGATTATACCGGCCGCAGATACGGCGAGACGGAAGGCTGGGGCTGGCAGCAAATAGTACACCCCGACGATTTGCAAAAAACCATTGATGCATACCTGGCATCCTTAAAAAGCGGAAAAGTTTTTGAATTGGAAAACAGGTACCGCCGCTGGGACAATACCTATCGCTGGCACCTTAACCGTGCAGTTCCGCTGAGGGATGACACCGGCGAGATCATATTTTGGGTGGGTACCGCCACTGATATTGAAGAGCAAAAGAAGCAACTTGATCTGAAAGATGAATTTATCGGCGTTGCCAGTCATGAATTAAAAACACCTTTAACCAGTTTAAAGGGATACCTACAGCTTATCTCGGCCTATAAAAAAGAAGAATTGCCTCCCGTGGTGAAACAATATGTTGAAAAGGCCAGCGGAGCCCTCAATAAACTACAGCGACTGGTTAATGATCTGCTGGATGTAAGCAAAATTCACGCGGGCCGGCTTGAGTATATGTTAAGCGAGGTAAACCTTGGTAATCTGGTTAACTCATCTACCGAAAATGCAGCCCATATTTACCCCGAGTTTCAGTTTGTGAATACGGTACAGGGCGAGGTTCTTATCATCGGAAATGCCGAACGCCTGGAGCAGGTGATTATGAACCTGATCAACAACTCGGTTAAATACTCTACCGATGATAAAAGAATCATTATTAAAACCGAAGTTATTGATGATGTAGCGCGTGTATCGGTTACCGATTTCGGGATAGGCTTATCACCCGAACAGATTGACAGGATTTTTGAGCGCTTTTACCGTGTTGAGGATAAAAAATTTATGGCAAGTGGTTTGGGTATGGGGCTTTATATCTCGGCCGAAATTATCGGTAATCATCATGGTAAAATAGGGGTGGAGAGTGAACTGGGTAAGGGCGCAACCTTTTATTTTGAAATTCCCCTTATTAAAAGGTGA